The Brassica rapa cultivar Chiifu-401-42 chromosome A10, CAAS_Brap_v3.01, whole genome shotgun sequence genome segment TGCTTCTTGGGTTGTGTTTTAATTTGTTGCGAAATGAAGATTTGATTTGAAACTAAGTCTCTTTTGTTGAGTGATATTTGAAGTGTTTCATCAGTTAGATTTGGATGAGAAAGAAACTCGAGTAATCATAAATATTGAACAAGACAACGTGAAACATTGTAATGCTCTTATGTTTATGTGTTTCTTCTAAAACAGAACCAATGTGAACTATATTTACATAACATTGCAGCGATGTAGTGCCTTTGATGTTTACATCATAAGTGTTGAAAAATACTCCTCAAACTCTTGATCAATGGTTGGTTTCTTCGTAGCTTCCTCCGATTCTGCAATACAATGAATCCCATTAATTATTGTGACACTTCAAATATTGACTTCTTTAGCTCTTTAATCTTTTTGTTAGTTTTACCTTGGTTGCTAACACTCCACCGTGCAGAAGAAAGAGTGTAAGACCCTTCTACATTTGAATCTTCACAGCTTCGAAGCTCTTCAGCAGCAAACTCTGGACAAAATAACTCCATGTCTTCAACATATTCTTGAATTTTGTCATTACCTTTGGAACAGCATTGATCTGTGCTTGATGTTGCATAACCAGAACTCCAACTTGAACTTCCGGTTGAATAACAAGAGTCTTTAGACATGCACACAGATGCAGAGGAAGAAGAGGTCTCATCTCCGGTTTTTGTGTCTTCCATAGCATAAGAACATTCCGCCGATTCTATATCTGAGGATGGAGATGAAGAATCAGGAAGCGAAGCTTGTTGTTGCTCCAGACAAAAGTGTTTCGGTAAGGGTAACAAGTCTGATTCTTCAGCTGGCAGTTTCCTCTTTCTTCTACTCAAGTCAAGTGACTCCTCCTCAGCAACCATCATCATATGGTCGATATCGCTGAGAGCAAATACCCGATTAGTAAAAGGTCGTACATCAAGCAATCATAAGCTCTAATTAATACACCATAAAGGGTCCtataaaaaattgtaatttattacagttttaagaaaaaagcACTAAACAGGTTAAGTCCATAAACTAGTAAACCCACAagtaatatttgtatttatgaGCAAAGAGAAGCGTTGCTTAAGATTTCAAGTGCTCAACGCTTGCAGTAGTACTAAACAACCAAACACACTTCACCTCTAAAACACAGTGAGTACAACCAATAAAACACCCAACAGTAACAGGCACGAGGAAACTACTATTCACAGAAGATAAAAACTCTGCTGGAAACATACGGGAGCAGAACACAAGATAGTATTTCAATTTGAACCGGAGAATCAGAGAAACTTGGAGTGATATTTTAGATGCAAGATACGAGTTGTCGAAATCCAGTTTCCAATATAGACAACGAAGATGTTTCATATATATTGCAATAGACAATAGTACGAATATGAacagaataattaaaaagaagagATATTTTAGCTGATGCTTATGAGATGAGAAACAAATAAAAGACCTATGATCCAGCGATGGGGTACTAGTCTCATCTGCACCCATGGTTTTGGAAGAAGATATACCACCAGGCACCTCGAAACCTAGTTTTGTTCTTGTTGGTACTACAGTAGTTTGATGTTGGTGAAGTGATTATGATGTTCTGTGTCCCAATAATATTCAAAGAAGGAGAAAAGCAAACCCATGTTCTCAACCTTAAGCGACTGCGAATCACGCTCTGCGTTGGCGACCAACCGTTGGATCTTGTGTTAGGCCGCACGTGAGCTATGAATATTTTACACTACAAGACAGTAAACCGCGTGCGGGCTCCCACGTGAGAGTGAGATTTCCGTGGGTCCTGACACCTAGAGAACACGTCAGCATCAGAAATTAAAACAGTTTCTAAAACACGAGATTGGGCTTTTTAGCCTTTATCTGTAGCACGTGGTCTTTGTTTAGTAACTCCTATGTTTAAGCTTTGTTCTTCTTGGCTTTTCAATTTACCCTTTCAATTTTTACTAACAAGTCAGACGATAAAACAAAACTCATACTACAATACAACATTATTGATCTGGCTATACTTAATTTTCGATATTTGAATGGATAAATATTACATAGTACTCTCGAGAAAgagcaaaaaagaagaagagaaaaaagatGCAGGTAATATACTAGCACTCTAGAGTCAGAGGGCTTACATCTTATTCACACTATACGATTTTATGGTAACATGATTTCGTTGGATCATCATATGTTATGGGACTCCATATCATAGACCTTCTACTTGAGGCAAACATAATCCAAATGCGGAACTTAACTGGAGACGCATATATATCACTGAACGTAACAATTTAGAGAGATATATACAATTCAAATACGTAAACAAGTCTCATATATTTGCTAAACGAGAACAAAAGCTAAtactgtttaaaaaaaaacaaacaagaatACATATGAAAGATTCAAATTCTTACAATTGGCGAAAATCCAAAACTGGACTATATTCGGTTCATTTAGGCTTTGAtttctaaaaccaaaaaaagtcTGAACCGAATAGATATTTATAAAGATAGTAATATAGTATACAACAAACACCTAATTTAAATCTCCATAAAATTTGCAGCCAGTCATGTCATCTGGTCTGCTAATCTTGAGATGGCCGAGTAAGTACCACAACAACCACTCACCAACCCGAATACTATAATGAACATGCATAATCCGATCTGCACAAATATACACAAAGAAGATGCTTACTAAAATGCTCCAATAAAAGGAAATCAACGTTAAGAGTGAAGTAGATATATGTTCTTACTTGTGTGTTGGTTAATTTACCCTTGAGGATACTAAGATAACATAAACATGGAAAGATAAGAGCCTGTGAACaaaataaacattattatttttcgtGGA includes the following:
- the LOC103847470 gene encoding protein FAR-RED-ELONGATED HYPOCOTYL 1-LIKE isoform X1, producing MGADETSTPSLDHSDIDHMMMVAEEESLDLSRRKRKLPAEESDLLPLPKHFCLEQQQASLPDSSSPSSDIESAECSYAMEDTKTGDETSSSSASVCMSKDSCYSTGSSSWSSGYATSSTDQCCSKGNDKIQEYVEDMELFCPEFAAEELRSCEDSNVEGSYTLSSARWSVSNQESEEATKKPTIDQEFEEYFSTLMM
- the LOC103847470 gene encoding protein FAR-RED-ELONGATED HYPOCOTYL 1-LIKE isoform X2, with the translated sequence MMMVAEEESLDLSRRKRKLPAEESDLLPLPKHFCLEQQQASLPDSSSPSSDIESAECSYAMEDTKTGDETSSSSASVCMSKDSCYSTGSSSWSSGYATSSTDQCCSKGNDKIQEYVEDMELFCPEFAAEELRSCEDSNVEGSYTLSSARWSVSNQESEEATKKPTIDQEFEEYFSTLMM